A window of the Mannheimia granulomatis genome harbors these coding sequences:
- a CDS encoding RnfH family protein — MVSDTEIQAKEENKINVEVVYAYPDKYFLKKLQVPQNTTIQNIILLSGVLEKYTEIDLRENKVGIFSRPAKLNETVENGDRIEIYRPLLADPKEIRRKKAAEQAAAKK, encoded by the coding sequence ATGGTGTCTGATACGGAAATCCAAGCGAAAGAAGAAAATAAAATTAATGTTGAGGTAGTCTATGCCTACCCTGATAAATATTTTCTAAAAAAGTTGCAAGTGCCGCAAAATACCACTATTCAAAATATTATTTTGCTTTCCGGTGTGTTAGAAAAATATACCGAAATCGATCTACGTGAAAACAAAGTCGGCATTTTCAGCCGCCCGGCAAAACTCAATGAGACAGTGGAAAATGGCGATAGAATTGAAATCTACCGTCCATTACTTGCCGATCCAAAAGAAATCAGACGTAAAAAAGCAGCGGAACAAGCCGCTGCCAAGAAGTAA
- a CDS encoding MFS transporter has product MDIRQKIAHNKMTSFQWLVVALTVILNMLDGFDLMALAFTAKSIREELQLDGAQIGTLMSAGLFGMAVGSLCLSPLADKFGRRPLLLIGTALATLGMLMTYFANSIFEIGLWRVVTGLGVASILTGTNVLVSEYSSNKWRGLAIAIYASGFGIGAMLGGLSAVLLQDIYGWRAVFLVGAILTGLVFLLLFFVLPESVEFLISKRPKNAQARLNQIAIKLGIGEGWELPEVEFKGKNKVAISHLFEPEYRRNTLLIWLAFIAISASFYFISSWTPALLEEAGMAKTQSQTVGMAISVGGTIGSLIFGFLVSRFAAKHILQLFSLCSAAAVVAFVFSSSLGLAIALAILVGGLINGCITGLYTINPTLYASDFRSTGVGTAIGVGRLGSIVSPTLAGVLLDAGWKKNELYLGAAIVLILAACTVHFLKQKK; this is encoded by the coding sequence ATGGATATTCGCCAAAAAATTGCTCACAACAAAATGACTTCATTCCAATGGTTAGTCGTAGCACTTACCGTGATACTAAATATGCTTGATGGCTTTGATTTAATGGCCCTTGCCTTTACAGCAAAAAGTATTCGAGAAGAATTACAGTTAGACGGTGCACAAATCGGCACATTAATGAGCGCAGGTCTATTTGGTATGGCAGTTGGCTCATTATGCCTTTCGCCTCTAGCCGATAAATTTGGTCGTCGTCCACTACTACTTATCGGCACAGCGCTGGCAACCCTTGGGATGCTAATGACGTATTTCGCAAACTCTATATTTGAAATTGGATTATGGCGTGTTGTAACAGGCTTAGGCGTCGCTTCAATCTTAACCGGAACTAACGTATTAGTCAGCGAATATTCCAGTAATAAATGGCGTGGTTTAGCCATTGCTATTTACGCTTCCGGTTTTGGTATCGGTGCAATGTTAGGCGGTCTTTCTGCGGTATTACTGCAAGATATTTATGGCTGGCGGGCGGTATTCTTAGTCGGAGCTATCTTAACTGGTTTGGTTTTCCTTTTACTCTTTTTCGTACTACCTGAATCAGTGGAGTTTTTAATTTCCAAACGTCCGAAAAATGCCCAAGCACGATTAAATCAAATCGCGATAAAATTAGGCATAGGTGAAGGTTGGGAATTACCCGAAGTTGAATTTAAAGGTAAAAACAAAGTAGCGATTAGCCATTTATTTGAACCTGAATATCGCCGTAATACCTTATTAATTTGGCTTGCATTTATTGCAATTTCTGCTTCATTCTACTTTATCAGTTCTTGGACTCCGGCATTGCTTGAAGAAGCTGGCATGGCAAAAACTCAAAGCCAAACTGTAGGCATGGCAATCTCAGTAGGTGGTACTATAGGCTCACTTATCTTCGGATTCTTAGTCAGCCGTTTTGCTGCAAAACATATTTTACAGCTATTTAGCCTTTGCTCAGCCGCTGCAGTTGTTGCCTTTGTATTCTCTAGCAGCTTAGGTCTCGCTATTGCATTAGCTATCTTAGTAGGTGGATTAATCAACGGCTGTATTACCGGTTTATATACCATTAATCCTACCCTTTACGCATCTGATTTTCGCAGCACAGGAGTTGGTACTGCAATCGGTGTTGGTCGTTTAGGATCTATAGTCTCCCCAACACTTGCAGGTGTTTTATTAGATGCTGGCTGGAAAAAGAATGAGCTCTATCTAGGTGCAGCGATTGTATTAATACTTGCAGCTTGTACTGTCCATTTTCTTAAACAGAAAAAATAA
- a CDS encoding ESPR-type extended signal peptide-containing protein — protein MNKIYKVIFNKSTGTFTAVSEFAKAEGKSSAATIGLVDNPIMGNSYLSKVYSLVGAALGTALLNMPIVVGTAMLPVSEAVAVACTINSGSAPVSNQITSLACGPGATTASLPNAVAVGASATVTSEGGVSVGQGTNSGAQSVAVGKAANAASAYSVVIGTEAKANTTGTNQGVAIGYKTNASGDQSTALGANVIASGASSVAIGGDDLDSASKYMTNADGVSGSAGTGAINSGSLNTKFKEISGHDLVDMTTPAQYIATQSSGQASVAVGVQARSSGHLATAFGTSAEASGLASTALGVAAKSTGYGALSAAPGALASGETSIALGAASQATKINSVAISEKAKATGDNAIAIGQLSNATNTNATALGSAANVTEENASAIGAGAQATLSNSVALGSGSTTATNATKEDNATVNGITYANFKGDENVAVGDQVSVGYAGQERQIKHVAPGAINATSTDAINGSQLYATQNILGNLANSVKTEFGGNALLNPNTGAITFSNIGNTGKDTIHDAIAAVKENVVAGSNVVVTPVTAANGSTTYTVHAKDTTANHSRASAGFLTVTAQPQANNVTNYETALTTRAVTALEKAETAVQQFTTAVKGATVDTINQQNTVINFVDGVGTTATIKDNDITFDVNKGGLTTDTAGNVTSNKAGDNFVTGDDVAKAINEAAARTEKNTTVVAGKNTHVQNKVDGNNTEYTVSADKSTVSVSSALTKTETSTTDATIGAVTTDYALDLSQTTKDEIKKGVDAKDIVDNKGLTFTGDSGSTDVKKLGSTVAVNGDDNITTEATADAINIKLNKDITVNSVTANTVKAGDTTINNDGVTINNGTAGNSVTLTKDGLNNGGNQIMNVASGGDVNTNAANIGDVKNARTVVTSNNNSVKIVKTTNGLQDTYDLSVDTTVPTTTLTTNKGVVETPTNGDSFVTATNLATTINSAVASAKEKVEAGTNIVSVTSETDQTTGATTYTVNAKGTTASAGSDKVKVTLTEKAGNITDYVVDLSDAAKDSLNKADTAVQNFKVAVNDNGNVKTVSNGGTVKFVNGTGTTAKAVGEDVTFDVNFDDSTLEIKDGKLNVKADALAKPQNYFHVNDTNSEQVGNASNLDNVDGIGGAKGINALAAGVNAQAIKQGDLAMGSNASADGTDTNPAPGTISGSALAIGTNAKARGIASTALGEEANAAKNGTLALGSKAQATESGAVAVGRGAVSSGESAAALGAAATATGKYSIASGVQSNAKGTQSIALGRSAVAGDTTATDAIAIGSEANALFTNSIAIGTSTKVDVDNGVALGSNSVATTDKGVEGTNPLNAVIADKTSSVWTSTAAAVSVGDVGNDVTRQITSVAAGTEDTDAVNVAQLKATAQAAKTEVKAGKNVTVTSEKDNTDGHTIYTVNAKDTTVSVAAYSAKYVTATKQPNAGENTTNYEVALTEDAITDFTKDVSASVTAGSTAVSVEKGTTQNIDGVDVTNYKVDLSDETKEQIAKEESVDTEDDNLSVEQDKLNDTKGKNYKVSLKKNLDLGNTGSVKMGDTTINYGGLKVGDITVTNAPITVNGNTVNNINDAINQTAAQAFSPLSFSGDTGTKFDRKLGTEVKVVGGSTAAATDSNIVVDANGTDTLAIKLVKDLTDINSIVINDGPTINGNGIDMNGDKITNLADGENDSDAVNVKQLKASKEVVKSDDKSVTVKTTQNADGANVFDLSIKRATIDDDRDDAVYPNAILADFDGSLEAPLEDEDKKAFVDAETLVKAVNSAGWKAKSGGNKAAGDDAKAELIKPSDEVEFAAGTNLKVKRVGKIFTYETADDVTFNSVTSNNVTVKEGGNLTVGGNSTVDMGGNKITNVEAGEAPTDAVNVSQLTEKTNAAKTEVTGTGLANVTQKAGDNGQTIYNVDVAKADAPTVTRGNVTVKDGDENKVMTASDVAKAITDSEKTSSVKAGSKAVKVTTGEEDAKGNTEYTVDVETDKSIARDDDGKLTVNTDNLTIVKDPDTGAVKANTTTLTNTPEGKVTEPTGDDAKKLVNAGDIANAINNSGFTLKTSATEGEKLSGDNEFINPGDSVEMIAGKNLTVKQEADGKVTYATKADVEFNSIDMSNGTPNQTGKITNLSSSVADKAPVADPKAPTIAEQKAIAEAVKNATGDSLTNAVNLGDLQAATNAAKTKVEAGKGVTVTSETNEDGSTTYTVAAKTDGTTIKVDDAGNITANTSDLGNNTDGTVKAPTQPNALVTAQTVADAINNAGFNIQANGDTKSLVKTGDTVQFLNGKNIEITRNGNDITVATASDVDFDKVTVGPVTIDKTDGIDAGDTKITGVKAGEADTDAVNVSQLKTEVAAAKENVVSSDGSINVDRTVNPDGSTDFDVTVNTDDVTIVKDPTTGAIKANTTTLNDADKDGKVDAPQGDDAKKLVNAGDIANAINNSGWKLAADGTDGNELINPSDTITFKVGSENITVKREGADITYDLAKDINVDSVTSNTITVPTDENNPANNPITINKDGINVGNKTISNVASNLKPVTADDKTQPSANNPADLANKLNNAATVSDVLNAGWNLQGNGKAVDTVTHNDTVDFVDGKGTKVTVENKDGKNTIKVNSAVEFVNTDPNDSSTPSSTAKLTGDAPVQLGNVASGVRNQDGTTPAGKDRANAISNASGDTLNNAVNVGDLQAATKAATTKVEQGDNIVVTPTTNLDGSTTYKVATAKDLVVDSVKAGDTTVNNDGVKVGDISVTNAPITVDGNTVNNVNEAINQTAAQAFKPLTFAGDSGTNVERRLGTTVNVKGGVTDSAKLSDNNIGVVANGTDTLEVKLAKDIKGIDSIAVNNGPTINDDGINMNGDKITNVGNGDISPNSQDAVNGSQLNNYTKVNGNNIGTDNGAINIVNGAGTTVTSDKSGEVRVNVNNTDLTVADNGTINVQDPNGTGAHYVNATTVAKAVNNVSWNVGSGKDEATANTATKNTYTAGSNKVKAGDTVKVNAGRNVEISGSGKNINVAVSDNPEFNTVKVGKGNNATTISSDADGVRIAKADGSPQRITNVAAGRADTDAVNVGQLKGAVGDLNNKINRNQREARAGIAGAAAIAGLPEIHLAGKSMLATAASTYKGENAIAVGYSRLSDNSKIKLKLSGSADTRGDFIGTVGVGYAW, from the coding sequence GTGAATAAGATTTACAAAGTGATTTTTAACAAATCAACCGGTACCTTCACAGCGGTATCTGAATTTGCAAAAGCAGAGGGTAAATCGTCTGCTGCAACAATTGGTTTGGTTGATAACCCTATTATGGGCAATTCTTATCTGTCTAAAGTTTACTCTCTGGTAGGAGCAGCTTTGGGGACGGCATTATTAAATATGCCGATTGTTGTTGGTACAGCAATGTTGCCAGTTTCTGAAGCGGTGGCAGTTGCTTGTACTATAAATTCTGGTTCAGCACCTGTTTCAAATCAAATTACCTCTTTAGCTTGTGGTCCAGGGGCAACAACAGCATCACTCCCTAATGCTGTCGCTGTTGGTGCTTCAGCAACAGTAACTAGTGAAGGCGGAGTATCAGTTGGTCAAGGGACCAATTCAGGAGCTCAATCTGTTGCTGTTGGTAAAGCTGCGAATGCAGCATCTGCGTATAGTGTGGTTATAGGTACTGAAGCAAAAGCAAATACTACAGGTACTAATCAGGGAGTAGCGATTGGTTATAAAACGAATGCTTCAGGTGATCAATCAACCGCATTGGGGGCAAATGTTATTGCTAGTGGTGCATCATCTGTTGCTATTGGTGGCGATGATTTGGATTCTGCCTCTAAATATATGACAAATGCTGACGGAGTTAGTGGTTCAGCTGGTACTGGTGCTATCAATAGTGGTAGTTTAAACACTAAATTTAAAGAAATTTCAGGGCATGATTTAGTTGATATGACTACGCCAGCTCAATATATTGCAACCCAATCCTCGGGGCAGGCATCAGTAGCTGTAGGGGTACAAGCTAGATCATCTGGTCACTTGGCGACCGCCTTTGGTACAAGTGCTGAAGCGTCTGGATTAGCTTCAACTGCCTTAGGGGTTGCAGCTAAATCTACGGGATATGGTGCTTTATCTGCGGCTCCTGGCGCACTAGCATCAGGAGAAACATCAATTGCGCTTGGAGCTGCTTCTCAAGCAACTAAAATAAACTCAGTAGCTATTTCTGAAAAAGCAAAGGCTACTGGTGATAATGCGATTGCTATCGGTCAATTATCAAATGCTACGAACACTAATGCAACTGCTCTAGGTTCTGCTGCTAATGTGACAGAAGAGAATGCATCTGCTATTGGTGCAGGTGCACAAGCTACTTTGAGTAACTCAGTAGCTTTAGGTAGTGGGTCTACTACTGCAACTAATGCAACCAAAGAAGATAATGCAACAGTTAATGGTATTACTTATGCTAATTTTAAGGGTGATGAAAATGTTGCTGTTGGAGATCAAGTTTCTGTTGGCTATGCAGGTCAAGAGCGTCAGATTAAGCATGTTGCACCAGGGGCTATTAATGCAACTTCTACTGATGCAATTAATGGTTCACAGCTTTATGCCACCCAAAATATTTTAGGTAACTTAGCGAACTCGGTCAAAACTGAATTTGGTGGGAACGCTCTATTAAACCCAAATACAGGTGCAATTACTTTCTCTAATATTGGAAATACAGGTAAAGACACTATTCACGATGCGATTGCTGCTGTGAAAGAAAATGTGGTAGCTGGTAGCAATGTTGTGGTTACACCAGTGACAGCAGCTAATGGTTCAACAACTTACACTGTTCACGCGAAAGATACCACGGCGAATCATTCTAGAGCATCTGCGGGATTCTTAACGGTAACTGCTCAGCCTCAAGCGAATAATGTAACTAATTATGAAACTGCACTTACAACCCGTGCTGTTACCGCATTAGAAAAGGCAGAAACTGCGGTACAACAATTTACCACAGCGGTAAAAGGAGCAACGGTTGATACCATCAATCAGCAGAACACTGTTATCAATTTTGTAGATGGCGTTGGTACAACGGCAACCATCAAAGATAATGACATTACCTTTGATGTGAATAAAGGTGGCTTAACAACTGATACTGCTGGCAATGTAACATCAAATAAAGCGGGTGATAACTTTGTAACTGGTGATGATGTAGCCAAAGCCATCAATGAAGCGGCTGCACGTACTGAAAAAAACACGACTGTTGTAGCGGGTAAGAATACTCACGTTCAAAACAAAGTTGATGGTAACAACACTGAATATACTGTGAGTGCAGATAAATCGACAGTATCGGTAAGTTCAGCATTAACTAAAACTGAAACATCAACAACAGATGCGACAATAGGTGCAGTCACAACTGACTACGCACTTGATTTAAGCCAAACAACTAAAGACGAAATCAAAAAAGGTGTGGATGCGAAAGACATCGTTGATAACAAAGGTTTAACGTTCACTGGTGATAGTGGTTCAACTGATGTTAAAAAATTAGGTTCAACAGTAGCAGTCAATGGCGATGACAACATCACCACAGAAGCAACTGCTGATGCAATTAACATCAAGTTAAACAAAGACATCACCGTTAATAGCGTGACAGCAAATACCGTAAAAGCTGGTGATACCACGATTAATAACGATGGTGTGACCATCAATAACGGTACAGCAGGTAATTCTGTTACTTTAACCAAAGATGGTTTGAATAACGGTGGTAACCAAATCATGAATGTAGCAAGCGGTGGGGATGTTAATACTAACGCAGCGAACATTGGCGATGTGAAAAATGCAAGAACGGTTGTAACTTCAAATAATAATTCAGTGAAAATTGTTAAAACCACAAACGGTTTACAAGATACCTATGATTTATCGGTTGATACTACAGTACCTACAACAACTTTAACAACAAATAAAGGTGTGGTTGAGACACCTACGAACGGAGATTCTTTTGTTACAGCAACGAATTTAGCAACCACTATTAATAGTGCAGTAGCCTCTGCAAAAGAAAAAGTGGAAGCAGGTACTAACATTGTTTCTGTAACATCTGAAACTGATCAGACTACAGGTGCAACGACTTACACCGTAAACGCTAAAGGTACGACTGCGTCAGCAGGTTCTGATAAAGTTAAGGTTACCCTAACAGAGAAAGCCGGTAATATTACTGATTATGTAGTTGATTTGTCTGATGCAGCCAAAGACAGTTTGAACAAAGCTGATACCGCGGTGCAAAATTTTAAAGTTGCTGTGAATGATAATGGCAATGTGAAAACTGTTTCAAATGGCGGTACGGTAAAATTTGTTAATGGTACAGGTACAACAGCAAAAGCAGTTGGTGAAGATGTGACCTTTGATGTGAATTTTGACGATAGTACATTAGAAATCAAAGATGGTAAGCTGAATGTTAAGGCAGATGCACTCGCTAAGCCACAGAACTATTTCCACGTTAATGACACCAATTCAGAACAAGTCGGCAACGCAAGCAACCTTGATAATGTTGATGGTATCGGTGGTGCAAAAGGTATAAATGCATTAGCAGCAGGTGTGAATGCACAGGCGATTAAGCAAGGTGATCTTGCTATGGGTAGTAATGCAAGTGCAGATGGTACAGATACAAACCCTGCACCAGGCACTATATCTGGTTCTGCATTGGCAATTGGTACAAATGCAAAAGCAAGAGGTATTGCAAGTACAGCATTAGGTGAAGAAGCAAATGCTGCTAAAAATGGTACATTGGCATTAGGTAGCAAAGCTCAGGCAACAGAAAGCGGTGCAGTTGCAGTGGGTAGAGGTGCAGTATCTAGTGGTGAGTCAGCGGCAGCATTAGGTGCAGCCGCAACGGCAACTGGTAAATACAGCATTGCATCAGGTGTTCAGTCAAATGCTAAAGGTACTCAATCTATTGCATTAGGTCGTTCAGCTGTTGCCGGAGATACTACTGCTACAGATGCGATTGCAATTGGTTCTGAGGCAAATGCATTATTTACTAATTCGATTGCGATCGGTACATCTACGAAAGTGGATGTAGATAATGGTGTTGCTTTAGGTAGTAACTCTGTTGCTACAACAGATAAAGGTGTTGAAGGGACCAACCCACTCAATGCTGTAATTGCTGATAAGACTTCTTCAGTATGGACATCTACAGCAGCCGCAGTTTCTGTGGGTGATGTAGGCAATGACGTTACTCGTCAAATTACTTCCGTAGCTGCTGGTACAGAAGATACTGATGCAGTTAACGTTGCACAGTTAAAAGCCACAGCTCAAGCTGCAAAAACAGAGGTAAAAGCGGGTAAAAATGTTACTGTTACTTCAGAGAAAGATAATACGGACGGTCACACAATTTATACTGTTAATGCTAAAGATACGACCGTAAGTGTAGCAGCATACAGTGCTAAATATGTGACAGCAACGAAACAACCAAATGCTGGAGAGAATACTACTAACTATGAAGTAGCATTGACTGAAGATGCGATCACAGACTTCACTAAGGATGTGTCTGCAAGCGTGACTGCGGGATCGACAGCGGTATCTGTTGAAAAAGGCACAACTCAGAATATTGATGGTGTAGATGTTACTAACTATAAAGTTGATCTTTCAGATGAAACTAAAGAACAAATCGCAAAAGAAGAAAGTGTCGATACCGAAGATGATAACCTAAGTGTTGAACAAGATAAATTGAACGACACGAAAGGTAAAAACTACAAGGTTAGCTTGAAGAAAAATCTTGATTTAGGTAATACAGGCTCAGTGAAAATGGGTGATACCACTATCAATTATGGCGGTTTAAAAGTTGGTGACATTACTGTTACCAATGCACCGATTACTGTAAACGGTAATACTGTAAATAATATCAATGATGCTATTAACCAAACAGCGGCACAAGCATTTAGCCCATTGTCATTCTCTGGCGATACGGGTACTAAATTTGACCGCAAATTAGGTACTGAAGTTAAGGTTGTGGGTGGTTCAACAGCCGCTGCAACAGATTCAAATATCGTTGTTGATGCAAATGGTACGGATACATTAGCAATTAAATTAGTTAAAGACTTAACAGACATCAATAGCATTGTGATCAATGATGGCCCGACTATTAACGGGAACGGCATTGATATGAATGGCGACAAAATTACCAATCTTGCTGATGGTGAAAATGACAGCGATGCAGTTAATGTTAAACAGTTAAAAGCGTCTAAAGAAGTTGTTAAATCTGATGATAAATCGGTAACTGTTAAAACAACACAAAATGCTGATGGTGCGAATGTATTCGATCTCTCTATTAAGAGAGCAACTATCGATGATGATCGTGATGATGCTGTATATCCAAACGCGATTTTGGCTGATTTCGATGGTTCTCTAGAAGCTCCACTTGAAGATGAAGATAAGAAAGCCTTTGTGGATGCTGAAACTTTAGTTAAGGCAGTAAACAGTGCTGGCTGGAAAGCTAAATCAGGTGGTAATAAAGCTGCTGGCGATGATGCCAAGGCTGAGTTAATCAAACCAAGCGATGAAGTGGAATTTGCAGCAGGTACAAACTTAAAAGTTAAACGTGTAGGAAAAATATTCACTTATGAGACTGCCGATGACGTTACCTTTAACAGCGTAACTTCTAATAACGTAACAGTGAAAGAAGGTGGCAATCTGACTGTGGGAGGAAACTCGACTGTTGATATGGGCGGTAACAAGATTACTAATGTAGAAGCAGGTGAAGCTCCGACAGATGCGGTAAATGTTAGCCAATTAACTGAAAAAACCAATGCAGCCAAAACTGAAGTGACAGGTACAGGCTTGGCAAATGTGACACAAAAAGCGGGTGATAATGGTCAAACCATCTACAATGTAGATGTGGCTAAAGCTGATGCTCCAACAGTTACACGTGGTAATGTAACTGTAAAAGATGGTGATGAAAATAAAGTCATGACTGCTAGTGATGTTGCTAAAGCGATTACAGATTCGGAGAAAACCTCGTCTGTTAAAGCTGGCTCAAAAGCTGTAAAAGTAACTACAGGTGAAGAAGATGCTAAAGGCAACACTGAATACACCGTGGATGTAGAAACCGATAAATCTATTGCTCGTGACGACGATGGTAAATTAACGGTGAATACTGACAACCTTACTATTGTGAAAGATCCTGATACTGGTGCAGTAAAAGCTAATACAACAACATTAACCAATACACCTGAAGGTAAGGTTACTGAGCCAACAGGTGATGATGCTAAGAAACTTGTGAATGCAGGCGATATTGCGAATGCAATTAATAACTCAGGCTTTACGTTAAAAACATCAGCAACAGAAGGAGAGAAATTATCTGGTGATAATGAGTTTATCAATCCGGGTGATAGTGTTGAAATGATTGCAGGTAAAAACTTAACTGTTAAGCAAGAAGCAGATGGTAAAGTAACTTATGCAACGAAGGCTGATGTCGAATTCAACAGCATCGATATGAGCAATGGTACACCTAACCAAACCGGTAAGATCACAAACTTAAGTAGCAGTGTTGCGGATAAAGCTCCAGTAGCTGATCCAAAAGCACCAACAATAGCAGAGCAAAAAGCAATTGCAGAAGCAGTTAAAAATGCGACGGGCGATAGCTTAACTAACGCTGTAAACTTAGGTGATTTACAGGCGGCAACTAATGCAGCGAAAACCAAAGTTGAAGCTGGCAAAGGTGTAACGGTAACATCTGAGACTAACGAAGATGGTTCAACTACTTACACTGTGGCAGCGAAGACTGATGGTACAACAATCAAAGTTGATGATGCAGGTAACATTACTGCTAACACTAGCGATTTAGGTAATAATACAGATGGTACGGTTAAAGCTCCAACTCAACCAAATGCGTTAGTGACTGCACAAACTGTAGCTGATGCTATTAACAATGCAGGCTTTAATATTCAAGCAAACGGTGATACGAAGAGCTTGGTGAAAACTGGTGATACTGTTCAGTTCTTAAATGGTAAAAACATCGAGATTACTCGTAATGGTAATGACATCACTGTTGCAACAGCATCGGATGTGGATTTCGATAAAGTAACCGTTGGTCCTGTAACCATTGATAAAACAGATGGTATTGATGCGGGTGATACAAAAATTACTGGCGTGAAAGCTGGCGAGGCTGATACTGATGCAGTGAATGTATCTCAGTTAAAAACGGAAGTAGCAGCAGCAAAAGAAAATGTTGTCTCTTCTGATGGTTCTATCAATGTTGATAGAACAGTAAATCCAGATGGTTCAACTGACTTTGATGTTACAGTCAATACTGATGATGTTACGATTGTGAAAGATCCGACAACAGGTGCAATCAAAGCAAATACGACGACCTTGAACGATGCTGATAAAGATGGAAAAGTTGATGCACCACAAGGCGATGATGCGAAGAAACTTGTGAATGCAGGAGATATTGCAAATGCTATCAACAATTCTGGTTGGAAACTTGCAGCTGATGGCACAGATGGTAATGAGTTAATCAACCCAAGTGATACTATTACTTTCAAAGTAGGTAGTGAAAATATCACTGTAAAACGTGAAGGTGCGGATATTACCTATGATTTAGCAAAAGATATTAATGTTGATAGTGTAACCTCTAATACGATTACCGTACCAACTGATGAAAATAATCCGGCGAATAACCCGATTACGATCAACAAAGACGGTATTAATGTAGGTAACAAAACAATTAGCAATGTAGCTTCTAATCTGAAACCTGTAACAGCTGATGATAAAACTCAGCCGTCAGCGAATAATCCTGCAGATTTAGCTAACAAACTGAACAATGCAGCAACGGTATCTGATGTGTTGAATGCAGGCTGGAACTTACAAGGTAATGGTAAAGCAGTTGATACGGTGACACATAATGACACGGTAGACTTTGTAGATGGAAAAGGTACAAAAGTAACTGTAGAGAACAAGGATGGCAAAAACACGATTAAAGTGAACAGTGCAGTTGAGTTTGTAAACACAGATCCTAATGATAGCTCAACACCAAGCAGCACAGCTAAACTAACTGGTGATGCACCGGTTCAGTTAGGTAATGTAGCAAGTGGTGTGCGTAATCAAGATGGCACCACTCCGGCAGGTAAAGATCGTGCAAATGCAATTAGCAATGCATCGGGAGATACTTTAAATAATGCTGTTAATGTTGGTGACTTACAAGCAGCAACTAAAGCAGCAACCACTAAAGTAGAGCAAGGTGACAATATTGTTGTTACTCCAACTACAAACCTAGATGGCAGTACGACTTACAAAGTAGCAACTGCAAAAGACTTGGTTGTAGATAGTGTTAAAGCAGGCGACACGACTGTAAATAATGACGGTGTTAAAGTTGGTGATATTAGCGTAACTAACGCACCTATTACTGTAGATGGTAATACTGTAAATAACGTGAACGAAGCGATTAACCAAACTGCTGCACAAGCGTTTAAACCACTCACTTTCGCAGGTGACAGTGGTACAAATGTAGAGCGTAGATTAGGTACAACTGTGAATGTGAAAGGCGGTGTGACTGATTCTGCTAAACTTTCAGACAATAATATCGGTGTAGTTGCAAATGGCACAGATACGTTGGAAGTGAAATTAGCAAAAGATATCAAAGGTATCGATAGCATTGCAGTAAATAACGGTCCAACTATTAATGATGATGGCATTAATATGAACGGTGATAAGATCACTAATGTAGGTAATGGTGATATTTCTCCGAACAGCCAAGATGCAGTTAATGGTTCACAGTTAAACAACTACACCAAAGTAAACGGTAACAACATTGGTACGGATAACGGTGCGATTAATATTGTCAACGGTGCTGGAACGACGGTAACGAGCGATAAATCCGGTGAGGTGAGAGTTAATGTGAACAATACTGATCTAACGGTCGCTGATAATGGTACTATCAATGTTCAAGACCCGAACGGCACAGGTGCTCACTATGTCAATGCAACAACGGTTGCAAAAGCAGTGAACAATGTAAGCTGGAATGTGGGTTCCGGTAAGGACGAAGCAACTGCGAACACAGCTACGAAGAATACTTATACTGCAGGTAGCAACAAGGTGAAAGCAGGCGATACTGTAAAAGTGAATGCCGGTCGTAACGTTGAAATCAGTGGTTCAGGCAAAAACATCAATGTTGCAGTATCTGACAACCCAGAATTTAACACAGTGAAAGTAGGTAAGGGCAATAATGCTACAACCATTTCTTCAGATGCAGACGGTGTACGTATTGCAAAAGCAGACGGTTCACCACAACGTATCACTAACGTTGCAGCCGGTCGAGCAGATACTGATGCAGTGAACGTAGGTCAGCTGAAAGGTGCGGTAGGTGATTTAAATAACAAAATCAACCGTAACCAACGTGAAGCACGAGCGGGTATTGCTGGTGCTGCGGCAATTGCAGGTTTACCGGAAATTCACTTAGCGGGTAAATCAATGCTTGCAACAGCTGCAAGTACCTATAAAGGTGAAAATGCGATTGCGGTTGGTTACTCAAGGCTTTCAGATAACAGTAAAATTAAGTTGAAACTCTCCGGTAGTGCCGATACCCGAGGTGACTTCATCGGTACTGTCGGCGTGGGTTATGCTTGGTAA